One Choloepus didactylus isolate mChoDid1 chromosome 8, mChoDid1.pri, whole genome shotgun sequence DNA window includes the following coding sequences:
- the BCL2L14 gene encoding apoptosis facilitator Bcl-2-like protein 14, translating into MCSTSACDLEEIPLDDDDSNSMEFKILAFYVKHHVFKSTPAVFSPKMQRTRSLSQSWSVSESWAQMSWPCRTSRSSEKPLNIGKIKSSWRTLFGVVEKEDTQSLPVRLEGQGPETPASPSGARSQQWSRSLPNVEQHVEQEAVDPKVVSIANRVAEIVHSWPPPEDIHYQGGKFKSKHSVVPQGPQAQCSQPRSENAQKDGEDQIIAKIVELLKYSGDQLERELKKDKALMNSFQEGLSYSVFKTITDQFLRGVDTRGESEVRARGFKAALAIDVAAKLTAIDNHPMNRVLGFGTKYLKENFSSWVQQHGGWEKILMISHEEVD; encoded by the exons ATGTGCTCCACCAGCGCGTGTGACCTGGAAGAGATTCCCCTGGACGATGACGACTCAAATAGCATGGAATTCAAAATCCTGGCCTTCTATGTCAAACACCACGTCTTCAAGAGCACCCCCGCTGTCTTCTCACCAAAGATGCAGAGGACAAGAAGCTTGTCCCAGAGCTGGTCAGTAAGCGAGTCATGGGCACAGATGTCATGGCCTTGCAGGACTTCCCGATCCAGTGAGAAGCCCCTAAACATTGGCAAGATAAAGtcttcctggagaacactgtttGGCGTGGTGGAGAAGGAGGACACGCAGAGCCTGCCTGTGCGGTTGGAGGGTCAAGGTCCAGAAACACCAGCCAGTCCAAGCGGTGCTCGCAGCCAGCAGTGGTCTCGGTCCCTCCCTAACGTGGAACAGCATGTAGAGCAAGAAG CTGTGGACCCCAAAGTTGTTTCCATTGCCAACCGTGTTGCTGAAATTGTTCATTCCTGGCCACCACCAGAAGACATCCACTACCAGGGAGGAAAATTCAAGTCCAAACACAGCGTCGTACCACAGGGACCCCAAGCCCAGTGCTCCCAGCCTAGATCCGAAAATGCTCAGAAAG ATGGAGAAGACCAAATAATAGCCAAAATTGTTGAGTTGCTGAAATATTCAGGGGATCAGTTGGAAAGAGAG TTGAAGAAAGACAAAGCTTTGATGAACAGTTTCCAGGAAGGGCTGTCCTACTCTGTTTTCAAGACCATCACAGACCAGTTCCTAAGGGGTGTGGACACCAGGGGAGAATCGGAGGTCAGAGCTCGTGGCTTTAAGGCTGCCCTCGCAATAGACGTTGCTGCCAAGCTCACTGCCATCGACAACCACCCCATGAACAGGGTGCTGGGCTTTGGAACAAAGTACCTGAAAGAGAACTTCTCCTCCTGGGTCCAGCAGCATGGTGGATGG GAAAAAATACTTATGATATCGCATGAAGAAGTAGACTGA